One Bombus fervidus isolate BK054 chromosome 2, iyBomFerv1, whole genome shotgun sequence DNA segment encodes these proteins:
- the LOC139998279 gene encoding PX domain-containing protein kinase-like protein isoform X1 produces MALFEKRYTNKVLLDDTEKLTSVIENARTIDGHTEYVIRTQRGPLPEKSWRVSRRYNDFVQLNATLSISGIDLALPPKKIIGNMEPDFIAQRQLALQNYLNNILMNPILASSLPMKKFLDPDNYTAPLHEIALQQVSLALRSDANFEVCKAIPDMGWRLRKHYYTVKNRQNPKQELLLAWVEFGPDKHLQDKDMQGVFKSLGTLKHNYIEPIVYQHVTENGALMIRNFYPTGTLRDILCVTKPKQPFIKKYGNPKQTKSLTVPEIAMYGYQILEALGFLHEKGLPYGHLHTGNILLTQRCAKLLDLENGLLGLPAFYRPYVVQRRKLHATTQVDVYSFGHVLYEMAFGRPLLEATCSELPYCEATLKSLLEVILAPEALKQDLPTVSHLLEHPFFESARHAVLAVGSMERPHFKLSSHLKEALQQAVNKAEQRLKDEQKVARHQKRLVKVQEMMSSEEEMKKRKQKLKKEQKLAQEQRSANQLSANGMKHVNGKSPERSDSPTSTSTATSVGTLTPPSLRSVDAPQSDGVPAKSTVPPPPMPPPVDTSNVSKLTNERAALLGSICNFNKTSLRKVANEYH; encoded by the exons ATGGCTTTATTTGAGAAGCGATATACAAATAAAGTGCTACTAGATGATACAGAGAAGTTGACGAGCGTCATTGAAAATGCAAGAACAATCGACGGACACACG GAATATGTGATTAGAACACAAAGAGGTCCACTTCCAGAGAAATCTTGGAGAGTTAGTAGACGCTACAATGACTTCGTACAACTTAATGCAACTTTATCAATATCAGGTATTGACCTGGCACTTCCTCCAAAGAAAATTATTGGTAATATGGAACCAGACTTCATAGCTCAACGTCAACTAGCCCTACAG AATTACCTAAACAATATACTAATGAATCCTATATTGGCATCCTCACTCCCCATGAAAAAATTCTTAGATCCAGATAATTACACAGCACCATTACATG AAATAGCTCTGCAACAGGTGTCACTAGCTTTACGTAGTGATGCAAATTTCGAAGTTTGTAAGGCCATTCCTGATATGGGATGGCGGTTGAGGAAGCATTATTATACTGTAAAAAATCGTCAAAATCCCAAGCAAGAGTTACTGCTTGCATGGGTAGAATTTGGTCCAGACAAACACCTGCAAGATAAAGATATGCAAGGAGTTTTCAAAAGTTTAGGGACGTTGAAGCATAATTATATAGAACCAATCGTTTATCAACATGTAACGGAAAATGGAGCGTTAAtgataagaaatttttatccaACGGGTACATTACGTGACATTTTGTGTGTAACTAAACCCAAACAACcgtttataaagaaatacggAAACCCAAAACAAACCAAATCGTTAACAGTGCCTGAAATTGCTATGTATGGTTACCAG ATTTTGGAAGCTTTAGGATTTCTTCACGAAAAGGGCCTACCATATGGACATTTACATACaggaaatattcttttgaCTCAGAGATGTGCGAAATTGCTGGATCTAGAAAATGGTCTGTTAGGCTTACCAGCATTTTATCGGCCTTATGTTGTGCAAAGGCGTAAACTTCACGCTACG aCTCAAGTAGATGTTTATTCGTTTGGACATGTATTATATGAAATGGCATTTGGACGACCACTGTTAGAAGCAACGTGTTCTGAGTTACCTTATTGTGAAGCAACCTTAAAAAGTCTGCTGGAAGTGATACTCGCACCAGAAGCTCTAAAACAAGATTTACCAACGGTATCGCATTTATTAGAGCATCCATTCTTCGAGTCAGCAAGACATGCTGTATTAGCTGTTGGCTCCATGGAACGACCACACTTCAAATTAAGTAGTCATTTAAAGGAGGCTCTGCAGCAAGCAGTGAACAAAGCAGAACAAAGATTAAAAGACGAGCAGAAAGTAGCAAGACATCAAAAGAGACTTGTCAAAGTTCAGGAAATGATGAGCTCGGAAGAAGAGATGAAAAAGCGAAAACAAAAacta AAGAAAGAACAGAAATTGGCCCAAGAACAACGTTCTGCAAATCAGTTAAGTGCGAATGGAATGAAACACGTAAACGGCAAGAGCCCAGAGCGCTCGGATAGTCCTACAAGTACTTCTACAGCAACCAGCGTTGGAACTTTAACACCGCCATCGCTGC GTTCTGTAGATGCGCCGCAAAGTGATGGAGTTCCTGCTAAGAGTACTGTACCACCACCTCCGATGCCACCACCTGTTGATACAAGTAATGTTTCAAAGTTGACCAATGAACGAGCTGCTCTGCTAGGAAgtatttgtaatttcaataaaactaGTCTTCGTAAAGTTGCCAATGAATATCATTGA
- the LOC139998279 gene encoding PX domain-containing protein kinase-like protein isoform X3, producing the protein MALFEKRYTNKVLLDDTEKLTSVIENARTIDGHTEYVIRTQRGPLPEKSWRVSRRYNDFVQLNATLSISGIDLALPPKKIIGNMEPDFIAQRQLALQNYLNNILMNPILASSLPMKKFLDPDNYTAPLHEIALQQVSLALRSDANFEVCKAIPDMGWRLRKHYYTVKNRQNPKQELLLAWVEFGPDKHLQDKDMQGVFKSLGTLKHNYIEPIVYQHVTENGALMIRNFYPTGTLRDILCVTKPKQPFIKKYGNPKQTKSLTVPEIAMYGYQILEALGFLHEKGLPYGHLHTGNILLTQRCAKLLDLENGLLGLPAFYRPYVVQRRKLHATTQVDVYSFGHVLYEMAFGRPLLEATCSELPYCEATLKSLLEVILAPEALKQDLPTVSHLLEHPFFESARHAVLAVGSMERPHFKLSSHLKEALQQAVNKAEQRLKDEQKVARHQKRLVKVQEMMSSEEEMKKRKQKLKKEQKLAQEQRSANQLSANGMKHVNGKSPERSDSPTSTSTATSVGTLTPPSLPGHKS; encoded by the exons ATGGCTTTATTTGAGAAGCGATATACAAATAAAGTGCTACTAGATGATACAGAGAAGTTGACGAGCGTCATTGAAAATGCAAGAACAATCGACGGACACACG GAATATGTGATTAGAACACAAAGAGGTCCACTTCCAGAGAAATCTTGGAGAGTTAGTAGACGCTACAATGACTTCGTACAACTTAATGCAACTTTATCAATATCAGGTATTGACCTGGCACTTCCTCCAAAGAAAATTATTGGTAATATGGAACCAGACTTCATAGCTCAACGTCAACTAGCCCTACAG AATTACCTAAACAATATACTAATGAATCCTATATTGGCATCCTCACTCCCCATGAAAAAATTCTTAGATCCAGATAATTACACAGCACCATTACATG AAATAGCTCTGCAACAGGTGTCACTAGCTTTACGTAGTGATGCAAATTTCGAAGTTTGTAAGGCCATTCCTGATATGGGATGGCGGTTGAGGAAGCATTATTATACTGTAAAAAATCGTCAAAATCCCAAGCAAGAGTTACTGCTTGCATGGGTAGAATTTGGTCCAGACAAACACCTGCAAGATAAAGATATGCAAGGAGTTTTCAAAAGTTTAGGGACGTTGAAGCATAATTATATAGAACCAATCGTTTATCAACATGTAACGGAAAATGGAGCGTTAAtgataagaaatttttatccaACGGGTACATTACGTGACATTTTGTGTGTAACTAAACCCAAACAACcgtttataaagaaatacggAAACCCAAAACAAACCAAATCGTTAACAGTGCCTGAAATTGCTATGTATGGTTACCAG ATTTTGGAAGCTTTAGGATTTCTTCACGAAAAGGGCCTACCATATGGACATTTACATACaggaaatattcttttgaCTCAGAGATGTGCGAAATTGCTGGATCTAGAAAATGGTCTGTTAGGCTTACCAGCATTTTATCGGCCTTATGTTGTGCAAAGGCGTAAACTTCACGCTACG aCTCAAGTAGATGTTTATTCGTTTGGACATGTATTATATGAAATGGCATTTGGACGACCACTGTTAGAAGCAACGTGTTCTGAGTTACCTTATTGTGAAGCAACCTTAAAAAGTCTGCTGGAAGTGATACTCGCACCAGAAGCTCTAAAACAAGATTTACCAACGGTATCGCATTTATTAGAGCATCCATTCTTCGAGTCAGCAAGACATGCTGTATTAGCTGTTGGCTCCATGGAACGACCACACTTCAAATTAAGTAGTCATTTAAAGGAGGCTCTGCAGCAAGCAGTGAACAAAGCAGAACAAAGATTAAAAGACGAGCAGAAAGTAGCAAGACATCAAAAGAGACTTGTCAAAGTTCAGGAAATGATGAGCTCGGAAGAAGAGATGAAAAAGCGAAAACAAAAacta AAGAAAGAACAGAAATTGGCCCAAGAACAACGTTCTGCAAATCAGTTAAGTGCGAATGGAATGAAACACGTAAACGGCAAGAGCCCAGAGCGCTCGGATAGTCCTACAAGTACTTCTACAGCAACCAGCGTTGGAACTTTAACACCGCCATCGCTGC CTGGGCACAAAAGTTGA
- the LOC139998279 gene encoding PX domain-containing protein kinase-like protein isoform X2, translating to MALFEKRYTNKVLLDDTEKLTSVIENARTIDGHTEYVIRTQRGPLPEKSWRVSRRYNDFVQLNATLSISGIDLALPPKKIIGNMEPDFIAQRQLALQNYLNNILMNPILASSLPMKKFLDPDNYTAPLHEIALQQVSLALRSDANFEVCKAIPDMGWRLRKHYYTVKNRQNPKQELLLAWVEFGPDKHLQDKDMQGVFKSLGTLKHNYIEPIVYQHVTENGALMIRNFYPTGTLRDILCVTKPKQPFIKKYGNPKQTKSLTVPEIAMYGYQILEALGFLHEKGLPYGHLHTGNILLTQRCAKLLDLENGLLGLPAFYRPYVVQRRKLHATTQVDVYSFGHVLYEMAFGRPLLEATCSELPYCEATLKSLLEVILAPEALKQDLPTVSHLLEHPFFESARHAVLAVGSMERPHFKLSSHLKEALQQAVNKAEQRLKDEQKVARHQKRLVKVQEMMSSEEEMKKRKQKLKKEQKLAQEQRSANQLSANGMKHVNGKSPERSDSPTSTSTATSVGTLTPPSLHAPQSDGVPAKSTVPPPPMPPPVDTSNVSKLTNERAALLGSICNFNKTSLRKVANEYH from the exons ATGGCTTTATTTGAGAAGCGATATACAAATAAAGTGCTACTAGATGATACAGAGAAGTTGACGAGCGTCATTGAAAATGCAAGAACAATCGACGGACACACG GAATATGTGATTAGAACACAAAGAGGTCCACTTCCAGAGAAATCTTGGAGAGTTAGTAGACGCTACAATGACTTCGTACAACTTAATGCAACTTTATCAATATCAGGTATTGACCTGGCACTTCCTCCAAAGAAAATTATTGGTAATATGGAACCAGACTTCATAGCTCAACGTCAACTAGCCCTACAG AATTACCTAAACAATATACTAATGAATCCTATATTGGCATCCTCACTCCCCATGAAAAAATTCTTAGATCCAGATAATTACACAGCACCATTACATG AAATAGCTCTGCAACAGGTGTCACTAGCTTTACGTAGTGATGCAAATTTCGAAGTTTGTAAGGCCATTCCTGATATGGGATGGCGGTTGAGGAAGCATTATTATACTGTAAAAAATCGTCAAAATCCCAAGCAAGAGTTACTGCTTGCATGGGTAGAATTTGGTCCAGACAAACACCTGCAAGATAAAGATATGCAAGGAGTTTTCAAAAGTTTAGGGACGTTGAAGCATAATTATATAGAACCAATCGTTTATCAACATGTAACGGAAAATGGAGCGTTAAtgataagaaatttttatccaACGGGTACATTACGTGACATTTTGTGTGTAACTAAACCCAAACAACcgtttataaagaaatacggAAACCCAAAACAAACCAAATCGTTAACAGTGCCTGAAATTGCTATGTATGGTTACCAG ATTTTGGAAGCTTTAGGATTTCTTCACGAAAAGGGCCTACCATATGGACATTTACATACaggaaatattcttttgaCTCAGAGATGTGCGAAATTGCTGGATCTAGAAAATGGTCTGTTAGGCTTACCAGCATTTTATCGGCCTTATGTTGTGCAAAGGCGTAAACTTCACGCTACG aCTCAAGTAGATGTTTATTCGTTTGGACATGTATTATATGAAATGGCATTTGGACGACCACTGTTAGAAGCAACGTGTTCTGAGTTACCTTATTGTGAAGCAACCTTAAAAAGTCTGCTGGAAGTGATACTCGCACCAGAAGCTCTAAAACAAGATTTACCAACGGTATCGCATTTATTAGAGCATCCATTCTTCGAGTCAGCAAGACATGCTGTATTAGCTGTTGGCTCCATGGAACGACCACACTTCAAATTAAGTAGTCATTTAAAGGAGGCTCTGCAGCAAGCAGTGAACAAAGCAGAACAAAGATTAAAAGACGAGCAGAAAGTAGCAAGACATCAAAAGAGACTTGTCAAAGTTCAGGAAATGATGAGCTCGGAAGAAGAGATGAAAAAGCGAAAACAAAAacta AAGAAAGAACAGAAATTGGCCCAAGAACAACGTTCTGCAAATCAGTTAAGTGCGAATGGAATGAAACACGTAAACGGCAAGAGCCCAGAGCGCTCGGATAGTCCTACAAGTACTTCTACAGCAACCAGCGTTGGAACTTTAACACCGCCATCGCTGC ATGCGCCGCAAAGTGATGGAGTTCCTGCTAAGAGTACTGTACCACCACCTCCGATGCCACCACCTGTTGATACAAGTAATGTTTCAAAGTTGACCAATGAACGAGCTGCTCTGCTAGGAAgtatttgtaatttcaataaaactaGTCTTCGTAAAGTTGCCAATGAATATCATTGA
- the LOC139998279 gene encoding PX domain-containing protein kinase-like protein isoform X4, protein MEPDFIAQRQLALQNYLNNILMNPILASSLPMKKFLDPDNYTAPLHEIALQQVSLALRSDANFEVCKAIPDMGWRLRKHYYTVKNRQNPKQELLLAWVEFGPDKHLQDKDMQGVFKSLGTLKHNYIEPIVYQHVTENGALMIRNFYPTGTLRDILCVTKPKQPFIKKYGNPKQTKSLTVPEIAMYGYQILEALGFLHEKGLPYGHLHTGNILLTQRCAKLLDLENGLLGLPAFYRPYVVQRRKLHATTQVDVYSFGHVLYEMAFGRPLLEATCSELPYCEATLKSLLEVILAPEALKQDLPTVSHLLEHPFFESARHAVLAVGSMERPHFKLSSHLKEALQQAVNKAEQRLKDEQKVARHQKRLVKVQEMMSSEEEMKKRKQKLKKEQKLAQEQRSANQLSANGMKHVNGKSPERSDSPTSTSTATSVGTLTPPSLRSVDAPQSDGVPAKSTVPPPPMPPPVDTSNVSKLTNERAALLGSICNFNKTSLRKVANEYH, encoded by the exons ATGGAACCAGACTTCATAGCTCAACGTCAACTAGCCCTACAG AATTACCTAAACAATATACTAATGAATCCTATATTGGCATCCTCACTCCCCATGAAAAAATTCTTAGATCCAGATAATTACACAGCACCATTACATG AAATAGCTCTGCAACAGGTGTCACTAGCTTTACGTAGTGATGCAAATTTCGAAGTTTGTAAGGCCATTCCTGATATGGGATGGCGGTTGAGGAAGCATTATTATACTGTAAAAAATCGTCAAAATCCCAAGCAAGAGTTACTGCTTGCATGGGTAGAATTTGGTCCAGACAAACACCTGCAAGATAAAGATATGCAAGGAGTTTTCAAAAGTTTAGGGACGTTGAAGCATAATTATATAGAACCAATCGTTTATCAACATGTAACGGAAAATGGAGCGTTAAtgataagaaatttttatccaACGGGTACATTACGTGACATTTTGTGTGTAACTAAACCCAAACAACcgtttataaagaaatacggAAACCCAAAACAAACCAAATCGTTAACAGTGCCTGAAATTGCTATGTATGGTTACCAG ATTTTGGAAGCTTTAGGATTTCTTCACGAAAAGGGCCTACCATATGGACATTTACATACaggaaatattcttttgaCTCAGAGATGTGCGAAATTGCTGGATCTAGAAAATGGTCTGTTAGGCTTACCAGCATTTTATCGGCCTTATGTTGTGCAAAGGCGTAAACTTCACGCTACG aCTCAAGTAGATGTTTATTCGTTTGGACATGTATTATATGAAATGGCATTTGGACGACCACTGTTAGAAGCAACGTGTTCTGAGTTACCTTATTGTGAAGCAACCTTAAAAAGTCTGCTGGAAGTGATACTCGCACCAGAAGCTCTAAAACAAGATTTACCAACGGTATCGCATTTATTAGAGCATCCATTCTTCGAGTCAGCAAGACATGCTGTATTAGCTGTTGGCTCCATGGAACGACCACACTTCAAATTAAGTAGTCATTTAAAGGAGGCTCTGCAGCAAGCAGTGAACAAAGCAGAACAAAGATTAAAAGACGAGCAGAAAGTAGCAAGACATCAAAAGAGACTTGTCAAAGTTCAGGAAATGATGAGCTCGGAAGAAGAGATGAAAAAGCGAAAACAAAAacta AAGAAAGAACAGAAATTGGCCCAAGAACAACGTTCTGCAAATCAGTTAAGTGCGAATGGAATGAAACACGTAAACGGCAAGAGCCCAGAGCGCTCGGATAGTCCTACAAGTACTTCTACAGCAACCAGCGTTGGAACTTTAACACCGCCATCGCTGC GTTCTGTAGATGCGCCGCAAAGTGATGGAGTTCCTGCTAAGAGTACTGTACCACCACCTCCGATGCCACCACCTGTTGATACAAGTAATGTTTCAAAGTTGACCAATGAACGAGCTGCTCTGCTAGGAAgtatttgtaatttcaataaaactaGTCTTCGTAAAGTTGCCAATGAATATCATTGA